TGACAGAGCATATACTGTAACACAACTGGATCCCTAGTGAAGAATAAGCTCTAGAAGGAATGAATGCCAGGGAGAGCTTGGCAATACGTGTTCTGTCCTGCAAAACAGCTTGATTTCACAGAGCAGAAAAGTCAAGCGGCATATTACACCCCCCTGACTGAGGATACTGTCCCGTGCTGGCCTCAAGACCCACCAAAAGTAAACTGAAGGACTCTGATTTTACCTGGGATATACAGCGCCAGGGAGTCACCTCCTCCCTTCCATTTTGTTTTCCCCGTTTTGGTAGGAGATGGAGGGTGCAGAAGACACCTCAGCTTCATTAAAGCAGGGAATCATCCTTTAGAAAAGAATCTTCTGTTGATCTTTTCCGAATGAATCTGAAAGGAGTCCCTGCCCGTTCTGGATTGCCGTGCAGTTTGTGCAAGCAGCTCTTGGGTCCAAGCCTGTGTCAGTGACTTCTGCTGTCGTGGCTGGGAGCCTGCAGGTGATCCTTGGAAGTTTCTGAATGAGCCTGTCTGGAAATCGGATTGAAACCCAGGTAGTGCCCTGTGACTTAAGCTGAAATACTGATGGGAAGCTCATCGCCTGTCATCCCAACAGGAGGGTGACTCGCACTAGAGCAGGACACCacgcagcagccagggcaggaggacgTCAGGGCAGAGCAAGCCCCTGTGATGCTCAGTCCCTTATATGTAGATTGAGGAACCTGCTTTGAGGTCCCCAAACCTAAAAATCAAAATCATTACACTCAGTGCTGCTCAAATTTGCAGCTGCTCCCTCATACAGAGCTCTTTGGTGCACCATCATATGGCATTAGATGTTTCTTTTGGAGAAGGACAATTTCTGCAGAAGAAGCAGGAGCCCATCCAGGGTGTTCTTGTCTGTTCAGTGTCACTCCTCGCTCCCCACGCCATGGGGCCGGTTTGAGAAGGGAAGTCTGGCTTGCTCCCTGGCTCTGGTTACGCCCGCGGTGCTGGGCACGTCTGCTCTGCCGCTTGTCATTTCCACGCAGCTTCTCACCATCCCTGGGACTCTAACGGAGGTTTAGTTCTTTGGGAATGATCTAATTACAAAATAAGCCGAAATCACTGATGGCAACAGCCTTGATCATGCTGTTACCTAAAGGGGTGAAGAGTTAGTGCTGTTCATAAAGTCACTGAAACAGTTAAGTCAAACCTGGGTTACACGGTGGTTTTTCTGAGACAGAGCAAGCCTTTTAACTCTTCCCcagaaagtatcttttttttttccccccatttaccGTGCCAGCTTTAAAATTAtctccagccccacacactggTGCAGCCTCAGTTATACTTTCACGTGGGTTTTGTTCTTTGGTGTCTCggcatccctgcagcccgggGGCACAAAAATTACACTGTAAATTACAGGATTTCACACACACAACGCTCCCGGATAGtattttcttgttgtctttagtgacaccaaaacccaaagaaattcAAAGCGAAAAATAAAGCCTGCCCTGCATTCATTCAGGATTTAGAGAGGATTTAGGGTATGTAAGGCTACCGCGTATTTGACGACCGCTTGAAAATGCTGCCCGGCTTCTAATTCTTTCATAACCAGTTTAATAAACAGGAATAAACCGTAAAAGTGCCGGTGCTGACCGCGCACCCCCGCCGACGCCGGCTGGTCCCTGGGCGCTAAACTCGCCTCGGATCCGCGGGGGATGGCGGGGCCAACCGGGGGCGCTGGCCCGCCCGGCGGCACCGCGCTGCCCGCTAATCCCCCGCGCGGTCCCGAACGCCGCGCTCGGGCGCGCTGTCCCGCCTTCCGCCtcgcccgctgcccgccccggccgggcccggccccgccccggcgagCGGCAGCGCCGGCAGCGGCGGAGctgtcaggcggcggagcccaacgggggcccggcccggcgctgcccgccgccatggccgcgcgggggcggcggggggcgctgcGCACGCACCAACCGGAGCCGGGGGAGCCGGAACGCGTGAGTtccgccggcggggagggggggctggggggacagcgcCCCGCACACTTAccgccggcggcggcaggagcggcTTCTCCGGAACGGAGCGGCCGTCGGCGGAGCCCGCGGGTCAGCCCTGCCCCTGGCGGGGAGGCCGCGGGCGCTGAAGGGGCGCGGCGGGACCGTGGCGGGATCATGAGGGAACCACTGGCCCcgcggccgtggggcggccgcTGGCTCCGGGACCGTGAAGGGGGCGTTGGCCCCGGGGCTGTGAGGCGGCCGCTGGCTCCGGAGGCGTGTGGGGACCGTGAGGCGGCCGCCGGCTCCGGGGCCATGAAGGGGGCGTTGGCCCCGCGGCCGTGAGGCGGCCGTTGGTCCCCGAGGCCATGAAGGGGCCGCTGGCCCCGGGGCCGTGAGGGAGCCGTGAGGCAACCGCTGGCCCCGGGGCCGTGAGGGAGCCGTGAGGCAACCGCTGGCCCCGGGGCCGTGAAGGGGCCGTTGGCGCGGGGACCGTGAGGCGGCCGTTTGTCATTTCCTCGGGGCCAAGGGCCGCCTCACGGCCCCGGGCGCGGCGGGCGGTGCCCcctggcggcggcgcggcggtagggcagggccgggccggggcggtcccggcggagcggagcggcgcggggtGGCGGTGCCCCTCGGCCCGCTGTGAACGGGGCTGCGAGCGGGCCGCCCGCGGGGGGACCGGTACCGCTGCTGGGGGTTAGTGCTGTGTCACTGgttctgctctgcctgcagacaGGGGGGCTGCATGCACGCTGCCGTAATCGTAAGTGGAATTtcactaaacttttttttttttttttttggttgatacCCTTTTTATCAGGTGGCATTATCAGTGCTATATGTTCTGCTGTCCTGGCTTCAGGATCTGCCTCACAAGAACAGGGTGTTTAGCATTCTTATCTTGGGCTTCTGGAATAGTTTTCCATTTCAGCTAGGCATGTGCCTGTGTATTTCCCCAGCAGGATTCATTTCGATGAGGTGTCTCATCCACAGCCTTGTAAGCATCTTTCATCCTTATAAGTGCCAAGCTGCTAACTTTGCAAAAGTTAACAGGAGTTCCAACAAAAACTTACCATAAAATCAcgaatggtttgcattggaagggacctttaaaggccatctaagCCTTAAaggccatg
The sequence above is drawn from the Chroicocephalus ridibundus chromosome 6, bChrRid1.1, whole genome shotgun sequence genome and encodes:
- the C6H10orf143 gene encoding uncharacterized protein C10orf143 homolog gives rise to the protein MAGPTGGAGPPGGTALPANPPRGPERRARARCPAFRLARCPPRPGPAPPRRAAAPAAAELSGGGAQRGPGPALPAAMAARGRRGALRTHQPEPGEPERKRACKPSETIPNEADAHLIDCAMELDSKQKISSDCCPWATKTKQNSMIFENHVSRGTAQPCPRCIAGESGHFSHILGF